The Syngnathoides biaculeatus isolate LvHL_M chromosome 16, ASM1980259v1, whole genome shotgun sequence DNA segment TGTGCCGCAAATAACACTTTTGATACAACTTTTATATTGAAGCTCTTCTACTACCTGCAATGAGGTATCAAATGATCAAGTGAATGAACTGACACGTactcaaatttatttatttgtggatAGAGCTGTGAGGAAGAAATAAGTTTCATTAATGTATAACATGAAATAAGTTGGAATCGTTGTGTTCCTCGTGAAAAAGATGACGGCCCAAAAAGAGGAACCTGAAGACAGCAAAAGGAAACTCCCCCAAAACTCTCAACAGAAAAGAGGAATCCACAATGGTGAGCGGCAAGAAGTCTCCGTGAAGTGAGGTAAGTCTGTCGTATAACTttgtcacattgtcatttttcaaaaatactaCAGGTAAACTGTATATGCTTTATTTATGGATCCAGATGTCAATCATCCATGGAGATGCATATgataagaaacattttttacagCCAAATAGCAACTCTGGAAAGTGTGCACCATTCTGTTTACTTGATTTGgctgaaatatttcaaatttctgCTTCTATCCTGTAAATTAGGCATGAGGAATTATTGAGAATTTTCTTTGTCAGATTACACTTTTGAGAACTTCCTCATGCAGATGATTTGGAAACGATGGAACCTCGTTGGAAGATGGCTcagcaatggataggtttccgaggacgtcaccacagtcccaagagtcccttgtccgccattttgagtgTCTGAAGCAATTTAGCGTCTATGTCAACAAAGCAAGGAAGCCGCTTTCGTCCGATAATAATGGCCACACATGCCTAGTTTGGGGCTATACTAACCGCGCTGAATCCGGGCTAACAAACAGGtagtattttgatattccaaaggtcgttgtcaaccagggaagtaaaactaagcGTCTACCACCGAGCAggatttcttcctgatccaacaaagagacactataAAGTTTCCTCGGATAATTTTAACGCGTaacgttttcaattaaatacttgaggcaacaaggaatgaataaaCTATGTCTTCTACACAAAGGTATGACAGAGAATTCCTTATTATAAAgactttaagagaaaaaaaattgacttacatttttaactgcatAGGGCGGTAACCGCTGAGACCTCTCTTCTATAACTGTCTTGTTATCCCGTAATTTTACCGAAGCCTCGACTGCAAAAAGAAGGGCAGACACGTGTGAACACACTTCTCCAAGACCGGCCATACAAGTACAACGACCGGAGAGAACGtagccatctttttgggatatgatccaGGGACGTAGTAGTGGATCAGTAGACCGCTGATATTGTCTTACTCGAGCCGCCATTACACACTGATTACCGATCAGCCGTTGCCGTAcatcttgaacccacccactCACTAAGTCATTGTAGGCTTGTAGAGACTTGTAAGCCTTTAGTTCATCATGGGTATATGCGCTCACAGAATTCATGAGATAATTAACGATATCCGATGTGTAACGTCAGGGTAGCCTTCCGCATCGTCACACCAGTcgcttgcttgaaattcatatGGATTTTTCTCGCCCatgtccttcaatttctccaagtaTCTGCCTCTGCTTAAAGCATCAAAGTGTTTTTGTCCACTACATTTACATTCGCTTTAAACGATGTCATAACTTTTACACCAAATGGAAAATTTAACAATAGAataaacttcacgcttcacctatgtTCTCTGAACTCTAAGACACAGTATGGCATCCAtcgcaaggcatgatgggtgatcggaaacctatccattctgcttcacccaaaaaaaaagtcagtgttttttttttatctttgcccACTCTCAACACTTGAGTTTGGGCCTTTCACTGGCCCTTTGGCTTTCCACAGCCATAAATGGAGACTGACGCACGAATTGAGTTGGGTCCCCGGGGTGAGGCCGACACAGATGGGTTCAAATTCTGAAAACATTGCATGCGGTACAATAGATGCCAAAtgaagtacttttgtttgtctttaccataactgtcatgagcaagacttggcctcTGCCAAGAGGGGTGACATCTGTCACCAGTCAGAGCTGTTTtacattcggactgtaattagacaggcatttaagttggcaTTTTTGtcgctggcatttgccagttcgttgccttgggttagtgagttgcattcactgtctGTGGGACTCTCCACTCCTATGCgcaagttagagtaaccctagtcacagcgattgtGTGCCCTtgagtttgatcctgtcctgctgaatttgttagtttgccccagagtcatcagaccttgctgtatgtcttttggatctcgcttagcctagcgtttctgtgcctctgccttgtcagacAGCTACACCGTACATGACCCAGTTtcccggaataaaccacattgaacattatgcctctgtctcaaagtcctgcatttgggtccgcccttgtactggaggttcgtgacaatAACAGAACAAAATCAGTTCAGATATACTTTTTGACTTTCAAAagcacagacacaaacacagctGGCACTTTGTATTAATCAACTTCACGAAGGATGGTGGGGGGCACGACCCAGGGCACGAAAACCACCACCTTCACCACTCGACCCCAAGCGTGGACGAGAGTACAATTAAAAGGCACAAAAATATGTGGCAAATCCAGTGTATAAATCCGTGTTTGCATCATTACCAAAGCAACAACGAGCAGGAactgaaacaaagaaaaacagctcaGAATAAGAATAAGATGGAATTTCTAAGAATGAAACTAAACACTCATTAAATGTAATAAGTAAACACACATAGgtaaagcaaagaaaaactgTTGGAGAGATGGAGGGTTGTTATTCACATCTTAAAGAAGTAtaattttaaagtaaaaaagttTCAGTGGTAATTTATTGCCGTATACATTGACAGTGTTGTGTCAAATGGTGCCTATTTTTGAACAGGCGAATTGTGTGCAGCGTATGAAATTCACACCGTACTGACTGTTCTccgtttatgtatttttatgttgctGTAATCCCAAAGGAATGTGATTTTGTTTATCAGGACTGAACACGTGTGGCTGACAACAGACGAGCGGATGcgcgctgcaaaaaaaaaaaaaaaaaaaactcaagcatGCGAGGCCGCCCAAAGGAGAAGTGAGGGCTGTAAATGGTGGTTGTGACAATTTTCTTCATCATTTCAAGTAAATGAACTCCGTGTGACTTTCTCGGTGCTTTGCTTCTGAAAAGCTGTCAGTACACACATTTTCCTGAGCGCACCCAAGCCCAAGACGGGAGCGGAACCGGCCTTCACCCGGGAACGATGCCTTTTTTCTGGATGCTGCTCTGGTTGCTAACCAACCCTTGGACTCTCCTCTCTCATCCGGACGGATGTGGCGTTCAGGAGGCTGACAGCTCACGCCGAGACGGTAAGCAATATGTTCTCTGGAAAGTTTGCAGAGGTTTAAAATGCTAATTTAGCTTCCAAATGGGCTGCTGTTCGATAACTACTGTGCGTGACTGCattattcattcaaatcaataataaaaatcaaatttattgaAATCATCCAAAATTATCAGCGCTCTAAGTCAGAGcaaagaatttatttttcatgctgtttgccacccaaaaaaaaaaccacacatttaAGTGATTATGAATTTGGGATGAATAcatatgtaaaacaaaatatttttagattattaTATAACAAAACAGCGATAGTTTTTACACTAAAGCATTATATGATAAAACATCCGTGCATTTTAATGACTTTGCCTCATCCGACTTTTTGTCCAGGAGCGCTTTGGAATAACTGCATTAAATAAACAATGTCTGTCTCTCATACAGTATTAATGGAGTTATTACAATGTCATAATGACTATGAATCCTACGTCTACTGCACATGGAGCGAGGGACCACACGTACGTCCCCCACTGCAGCTCCGGTTCTACACGGGAGGTAGCAGGTAAATGCACCTCAATGGTCAGAACTTACGGACATCACCATAGCGATCGTACCCTTTCCTTCCAGTGAGCGATGCGAGAACTTTGACGACGAGGTCCAAAAGGCAGATCAGAACAGGACTGTCCGGTGTAGATATAAAACGCCTTCCTTTTCCATTGGCATCCAACATACGGTCTTCTTTGTCAAGGACGACACAAGTTGCTCACCAGCCCCACACAAGCCCTTGAAGCTGACTGAAGGTGACTTTAAATTCATCTTTAATAACTGTAAATAAACGCTGCGGAGAAAAGGAGAACGCTTTTTTGATCATCTTGATGTGTTGCACAGTGCGAGCACGCGCACCTGCGGATTTGTCAAAGTTTGACGACGGTGATGAACGTCTGTGGCTAAAATGGTCCAGCCCTTATCCCACGTCCTCTTCCCTGAACAAAAGCCTCAGGTACCAAGTCGGCTACAAGGCGGAAAGGCAGGACACGTGGACAGTAAGCACCAGACAATCCCTCCAATTTCTGACTGATTTTGATTTAACAGTATATTTATTGTTGGGGTGTAGAACTACACTACATCATAGTGAGAGTACAGTATATCCTGATGTGGGTGAGCTGAAACGTCTCCCTGTACATCGAGAACCAAATCTAGAAAAACTCATGTAGGAAAACAACAGCAAAGACCATAGTCTATactcaaacccagaacctcagaactacgaggcagatgtgttaaccacgTCTTGTTCAGACTTTGCAGGCGGTCGTAAGGAAGTGACCAGTGCCTGAGCATGTCACTCTTACGCTCTCAATTCTGCAATTGTGTCTGCAGATTATGAACACGACGAGCACAGAAGTCAAACTGGAGACGCGACTGCTGCTCCCGGGTCACATGTATGAGGCCAGGGTGAGGGCCCGGGCCGCCGTGGGCCACTGGAGTCACTGGAGCCCCCTGGTGACCTGGAGGAGTAAAGAAGGTGAGTTGTAGAAAACGCGTATTACTATGCATATTCTTGTTATCTTCAAACTCTAATGCTCTCTGTCACTCTCTGGCCTCAGACAGCGGGCACATTCCCGTCTTGAATTGTGTGCTGGACGGAGAGGACAAATTCATGTGTAGCTGGGAGGTGAGCGAAGACCTGGATCACATAATTACCTACCAGCTGGCCTGTGGACACAACCGCACAGCGCCGTGAGTCAAGTGCACGTGTGTGTCAAAAGAGAACTTGGCGGAAGCTCAACTCCACATGTTACGATGCCCGTCCGCAGGTCTGAGAGCTGCTGCGTGAACTCCACCGTCACCTTTGACCCCAGGAGGCCACTAGTACACTACAGCTGCTCGCTGAGTGTCGCGAAAACCGCGCAACTGCTGCTGCAGCTGCGACCGACTCGCAAGGCAAAGACGTTCAGGGCCAGCAAGCACAGTGAGTAAATGACGTACTgaatttaaaacacacacacacaaaactcttGTGGGTCGAGATCAGACTAATCACAATGATTGAGCGTCTCCCCCTAGTGTTGAAAAGCACAACTGCATTGTTGCCCCTATATGAAACAGAGACTGAAGGCCATTTAGAGATGATGGCcatattttgaatttgtttcttaaaggggaaatccactggtttgcatgaacggtgtatccaataagtcatgtaatatgtaccctatttttacaatgtgatgttaaatcctctctcatttaatagtgttttgagaagatttttatcgacaattacaaatcttcaggggcgctgccattttcgcgagtcacgtgacttgcGTGCGCGGACGTGACATGTAAggtgctgcaacaaaggctcgattacattgtgcccagcgctgatttctcgtatttatcctcacctgatgaagaaatagcagtatcggttgatcgggaagacggaggaatacttccatacagatctgaacctgtggctataaataatgtcgaatattcggatggttcttcaggcggatACATATTGTTTGGGTCACGTTTGACCCACTTTAACACATGACGGCAATTAACCTCCTGAGGTGACCTAAAATGAACCAAAGGTATTATAATGAGCAGCATGtaagggctaaaaaaaaatatcatcccCATATTTTGTCACGTGCAGTTCGTCCCAGGCCACCACACCAGGTGGCAGTGAGAGAAAAAGGCAACAACTGGATGGTGAAATGGACCGAACCCAGCACAGCCTCAAAAATCCGACTATATTATCAAGTGCGCTATTACGAGACACGGGATGAGGTAAGAAACAATAAACCTCGAAATGAATCCTTTAAACTTAAAAACCACCAGAAGAGTTTGCGGTCGTAAACGTGTTTTATGCTCTTCATCTACTTTTATTCTCAATATTAACTTCTCCTGTGCTGTTTTTATTGCTGCGTGCTTTTCCGcgagatgttttattttacctAAGGAGCTTTGTCAATGAGAGTTTGCCCTGCGTACGTCCCGTTTGTAAGTTGTATTTTGTCTTCCAGAGTCTTGGAGGAGTTCCATCCATTTATACGCGTGTTCTTAGCAGGGCTCCTCTCGGCTGCTGAATGTCGCAGAAGGCTCCACGTCAGTGAACATCCTGGGGATGTCCCTGAGCCCGTTCCAGCACCACCGGGTCCAAGTCAGGTCTGTAGTCATCCCCGGAGAGGGTTCACTCTATGAAGGAAGTCCATCCGAATGGAGCAAGCCGGCGGAGTGGACCTCACGTGCAGGTACTGCGTTGGGACGTCTGTTAGTCTCCATTGAGTGGCTTTGTTCCATAAATGATGGCCACCATTTTACATCCATGGCAGTCTCGTGGCCCTTCACCGCCAGAGTGTATTCCTCGATCAGTGCGACTGTCGTCATAATCGTCTTCATGGCGTTACTCTACTGCACCATCTCATCTTGTCAGAGGTACTCTTTTTGCACCCactcatttcaaatattttttgttgtattcttttttttaaacatgttcgTTGACGGTGGTAtggtgattcagctggtaaaccttggcttcacagttctgagttcgaTCCCGGAATTATTATTTGAATAGCGTCGGCATAGTGGATAGTGGTTATCACCTgcacctcacaattctgaggtcatGGATTTGAATCTGGGCTCTTGCcctcctgtgtagagtttgcttCTCTCATTTGCATGTGcggatttttccatttatccatccactgGAGTGCTAGAGCCAGTTCTAGCCATCTTCAgccaggaggtggagtacaccctgaactggtcgccagccattcacaggacacatagaaataaacaaccattcatactcacaatcatcGGGCTACTTAGAATCTCCATCCATCGCATCCGTCCCATCACGAGGGCcgtggggactgctggagcctatcccagctgtcaacgggcaggaggcggcgtacaccctgaactggttgccagccaatcacagggcacatggagacagacaacagtcgcattcacaatcacacctaggggcaatttagagtgtccaattattgttgcatgtttttggggtgtgggaggaaaccggagtgcccggagaaaacccatgcaggaacgaggagaacatgcaaactacacaagggtggagccgggatttgacccgtgaggccgacactctaaccagttgccccaccatgccacccttcctcccacatttaaaaatgtgcatgtaaatgGACGTTGTTTCCATAAAAGTcccacgattggctggcaagcagtttcGCGTGTACCTCGTCTCTCCTCCAAAGTCAACCGGGCTGCATTCCAGTTTGCCtgctgtgaccctaatgaggataagtggattcATAAAAGGACAGATAGTAGTAGATATATagtatcatatcatatcatattttaCAAACAGTATCGGTACCACATCTAAACtgctttgttttgattttgaaatgttttgtgttgttttttctgattccaaaatatCCACGAAAAGGAAAATAGTAATATGGGTGAAGACTGTTCCTTCTCCTGGCAAAAGCAAAACCCTGTCAGAGATCAAGGTGAGACCAGGCAATTATTGGATGTCTAATTATTTCTTTGTAGTTAACTCTAACTTGGTTGAAATTttataatgaaagaaaaactattTCTGTATCCTAGTCTGCCACCTCCTGGGCCTTGATGGAGAACGAGAACACTTACGTCAGCAATGTGCAGCAATTGTACAACTTGCCTACATGgtaatatttttccttttttttattttcttgaccACTTTTATGATATGAAACGGCGGTGCAGTGTAGCCAAACACGAGCCATATTGCGTGAATTCATCAGTGAGATTACTCCACTCCCAGCGTCTCCCCCAGCCCCTCGCTGTGGCCAACTGAGGGTGCTGAAAATAAAGATTTGGAGCAGGACCGACAGGACTGCAAGTCTAATAGTTTGCCCCCCTCTCCTGAGAAGGTTAATGGCTGTAACCTCCCAGTGCACTTCAGCGGCCCATATATCCTCTGCCAGGTCAGCCGCTCACTCGCAACCATTCCTCAACTAAAAATCCGAACGTTTAAAAAGATATTATCATGACATGCAGTACTTacttttgggtgtgtgtgtgttcccccCCCAGCCATTAGACTCCAAGAGCATGTGTGAAGAGACAAAGAAGAACGAAGTAACTTCATCAGAGGCTCCTCCCTTCGTGGTGGTCGCACACAAGGTAGAAGGTTACGTGTGCCTCCCCAGTGGCAGTGTCGCCACTTCCACGTCGCTCTGGGACGCCGGTGAAAACACGCAAAAGCATGAGCAGGACCACCCGAGCGCAGATAAAGCAGCGCCGTCTGATAAGGTGCTCGACATCGGCCCCGACGGCAGTGACCCGCCTCCGGCGTACGGCTCAGAGTCGGCCTGGCCCGCCATAAGGGCCTCAGGGTACTGTCTTCTGCCACCTCCTTCTTAAGAGCACCGAAGGAAGGTGAATTTTGACATTTGCTTGTGGAAAGCTGTTTGTTCTGATCTACTAGTGCACGCTTTATcttcactagtaagacaattcagtgACTAGTAGACACACTAGTAAAGGGCATGTGTCACTTCCAGTACTTGTTGTGTGATTGTAGTTATTACTAGTAAAGACCAAATTGTCCACTTGTGCCACTACTTAAGAGTCAAAGCGAGCAATAGCATAAATTGTATGACTATACTAGTACTGCTAGTAAAGGCAAAAATCTTCACTTGTTGAACAATTAAACAGCGAAGTACTTGCAAGTAACTTAAGGAAAGAGAATAAACGCTCAAACAGATTTGCATGCTTGCTGCTTGGGTTGAAGAGCCCCTTTCACATCTGACCAATGGGGGGCAGTAGTTAGCTGAGACCAAAAAAAGACTTGCTTTCCAGCACAAAGTACCTGTAGTTGCTACACAAGTATTATTTTGATtgaaacaaaattaaacagCGACTATAAATCCATTCCGATCCGatgtaaaaatgagaaaaatgtcttttacaCTGGAAAGGTTTTCATCTACCATGTTCATTTTTGTGGTTGTGGTATTCAGTTGAGCTGCACTTTAACATAAGGAGATGTAGCAATTTGGTTAACCTATTTAGctccagccatctattttcttagccgcttatcctcacaagggtcgcagcatATTTAGCTACATGAGAAGGCCAAAGTGTTCGAAAGTATGCGCATCTTTGACTATGAAGATGAGTGTTAATGCTgtcaagcatccatccatttccaagctgcttatcctcacaggggttgtgggagtgccggCGCCTATCCCGGGTAACTTCAGAAGGAactgactacaccctgaactggtcgccagtcagtcgcagggtttTTCTGTCAGCGGGGTTGTACAAAATGTCTTCTCTGCAAAAGCAGTTTTTCTGACAGGACTTAATCTTATTCCATTATGCGGgtgtatttaatattattttgctTTTGCATGTGTGCATTACTCATTGTAATCACGtggacatttaaaaatgtgttatcCTAATtgcttccattaaaaaaaagtgaagtactGAAGTTCATAAGTTCATAAATACTCTTGTGTTTGCTATGTGGCCATACATGCATGTTTGCACAgaggtgtgtgtttttgggacttGTTGTCAATGTCCATGCTTGGCAGGCAATGAATATCGCAATGATACTAAACTGCTGTGTTAAACATGAGCGGTCGTGATGGTGCGCCTAGATAACCAAaccttatacagtgaagaaaataaatatttgaacaccctgctatattgcaagttctcccacttagaaatcatggaggggtcagaaattttcatcgtaggtgcgtgtccactgtgagagagatcatctaaaaataaatatggataaatcacaatgtatgatttttttaacgatttatttgtgtgatacagatgcaaataagtatttgaacacctgtctatcagctagaattctgaccctcaaagacctgttagtccgccttaatatgtccacctccactccatgtattatcctgaatcagatgcacctgtgtgaggtcgttagctgcataaaggcacctgtccaccccatacaatcagtaagattcaaacttgtaacatggccaagaccaaagagctgtccaaagacaccagacacacaattgcacaactccacacagctggaaagggctacggagaaattgccaagcagcttggtgaaaaaaggtccactgttggagcaatcattagaaaatggaagaacctaaacatgaca contains these protein-coding regions:
- the csf2rb gene encoding cytokine receptor common subunit beta gives rise to the protein MRAAKKKKKKTQACEAAQRRSEGCKCCQYTHFPERTQAQDGSGTGLHPGTMPFFWMLLWLLTNPWTLLSHPDGCGVQEADSSRRDVLMELLQCHNDYESYVYCTWSEGPHVRPPLQLRFYTGGSSERCENFDDEVQKADQNRTVRCRYKTPSFSIGIQHTVFFVKDDTSCSPAPHKPLKLTEVRARAPADLSKFDDGDERLWLKWSSPYPTSSSLNKSLRYQVGYKAERQDTWTIMNTTSTEVKLETRLLLPGHMYEARVRARAAVGHWSHWSPLVTWRSKEDSGHIPVLNCVLDGEDKFMCSWEVSEDLDHIITYQLACGHNRTAPSESCCVNSTVTFDPRRPLVHYSCSLSVAKTAQLLLQLRPTRKAKTFRASKHIRPRPPHQVAVREKGNNWMVKWTEPSTASKIRLYYQVRYYETRDEQGSSRLLNVAEGSTSVNILGMSLSPFQHHRVQVRSVVIPGEGSLYEGSPSEWSKPAEWTSRAVSWPFTARVYSSISATVVIIVFMALLYCTISSCQRKIVIWVKTVPSPGKSKTLSEIKSATSWALMENENTYVSNVQQLYNLPTCVSPSPSLWPTEGAENKDLEQDRQDCKSNSLPPSPEKVNGCNLPVHFSGPYILCQPLDSKSMCEETKKNEVTSSEAPPFVVVAHKVEGYVCLPSGSVATSTSLWDAGENTQKHEQDHPSADKAAPSDKVLDIGPDGSDPPPAYGSESAWPAIRASGYCLLPPPS